A single genomic interval of Balaenoptera musculus isolate JJ_BM4_2016_0621 chromosome 14, mBalMus1.pri.v3, whole genome shotgun sequence harbors:
- the LOC118906657 gene encoding LOW QUALITY PROTEIN: polyadenylate-binding protein 4-like (The sequence of the model RefSeq protein was modified relative to this genomic sequence to represent the inferred CDS: inserted 2 bases in 2 codons; substituted 1 base at 1 genomic stop codon), with protein MNAAASSYLMASLYVGDLHSDVTEAMLYKKFSPAGPVLSIRVCHDMITRHSLGYAYVNFQQLADAERALDTMNFDVTKGKPIRIMWSQRDPSLRNSDMGNVFIKNLDKSIDNKALYDTFSAFGNILSCKVVCDENGSKGYAFVHFETQEAANKAIEKMNGMLLNDRKVLVGRFKSRKEREAELGAKAKESTNVYTKNFGEEVDDESLKELFSQFGKTLSVKVMRDPSGKSKGFGFVSYEKHKDANKAVEEMNGKEISGKVIFVGRAQKKVEWQAELKXKFEQLKQERISWYQGVNLYIKNLDDTIDDEKLRKEFSPFGSITSAKVMLEDGRSKGFGFVCFPSPEEATKAVMEMNGRIMGSKPLYVALAQRKEERKAHLTNKYMQRVAGMRVLPANAILNQFQPAAGGYFVPAVPQAQGRPPYYTPNQLAQMRPNPRWQQGGRAQGFQGMPSAIRQSGPRPALRHLAPTGNAPASXTTAQRVGSECPDRLAMDFGGAGAAQQGPTDSCQSGGVPTAVQNLAPRATVAATAPRAVAPYKYASSVRSPHPAIQPLQAPQPAVHVQGQEPLTPSILAAAPPQEQKQMLGXRLFLLIQTMHSNLAGKITGMLLEIDNSELLHMLESPESLRSKVDEAVAVLQAHHAKKEAAQKVGVVAAATS; from the exons atgaACGCTGCGGCCAGCAGCTACCTCATGGCCTCCCTGTACGTGGGTGACCTGCACTCGGACGTCACCGAGGCCATGCTGTACAAAAAGTTCAGTCCTGCGGGGCCTGTGCTGTCCATCCGGGTCTGCCACGACATGATCACCCGCCACTCCCTGGGTTATGCCTACGTCAACTTCCAGCAGCTGGCTGATGCTGAGCGGGCCTTGGATACCATGAACTTTGATGTGACTAAGGGAAAGCCAATCCGTATCATGTGGTCTCAGAGGGATCCCTCTTTGAGAAATTCTGACATGGGAAATGTCTTCATCAAGAACCTGGACAAATCTATAGATAACAAGGCACTTTATGatactttttctgcttttggaAACATTCTGTCCTGCAAGGTGGTGTGTGATGAGAACGGCTCTAAGGGTTATGCCTTTGTCCACTTCGAGACCCAGGAGGCTGCTAACAAGGCCATCGAGAAGATGAATGGCATGCTCCTCAATGACCGCAAAGTGCTTGTGGGCAGATTCAAGTCTCGAAAAGAGCGGGAAGCTGAGCTTGGAGCCAAAGCTAAGGAATCCACCAATGTTTATACCAAAAACTTTGGGGAAGAGGTGGATGATGAGAGTCTGAAAGAGCTATTCAGCCAGTTTGGTAAGACTCTAAGTGTCAAGGTGATGAGAGATCCCAGTGGGAAATCCAAAGGCTTTGGCTTTGTGAGTTACGAAAAACACAAGGATGCCAATAAGGCCGTGGAggagatgaatggaaaagaaataagtgGGAAAGTCATTTTCGTCGGCCGTGCACAGAAGAAAGTGGAATGGCAGGCCGAGTTAAAGTGAAAATTTGAACAACTGAAACAGGAGAGAATTAGTTGGTATCAGGGGGTGAACCTCTACATTAAGAACTTGGATGACACCATTGATGATGAGAAGTTAAGGAAAGAGTTTTCTCCTTTTGGATCAATCACCAGTGCTAAGGTGATGCTGGAGGATGGGAGAAGCAAAGGGTTTGGCTTTGTCTGCTTCCCATCCCCTGAAGAGGCAACCAAAGCAGTCATGGAGATGAACGGACGCATCATGGGCTCCAAGCCACTGTATGTCGCCCtggcccagagaaaggaagagagaaaggctCACCTGACCAACAAGTATATGCAGCGGGTGGCCGGGATGAGAGTGCTCCCCGCCAATGCCATCTTAAATCAGTTCCAGCCTGCAGCTGGGGGCTACTTTGTGCCAGCAGTTCCACAGGCTCAGGGAAGACCTCCATATTATACACCTAACCAGTTAGCACAGATGAGGCCTAATCCACGCTGGCAGCAAGGTGGGAGAGCTCAAGGCTTCCAAGGAATGCCAAGTGCTATACGCCAGTCTGGGCCTCGTCCAGCTCTTCGCCACCTGGCTCCAACTGGTAATGCTCCGGCCT CTACTACCGCTCAGAGAGTCGGGTCTGAGTGCCCAGACCGCTTGGCTATGGACTTTGGTGGGGCTGGTGCCGCCCAGCAAGGGCCGACTGACAGCTGCCAGTCTGGAGGTGTTCCCACAGCTGTGCAGAACCTAGCGCCTCGTGCCACTGTTGCTGCCACTGCTCCTCGGGCTGTTGCACCTTACAAATATGCCTCCAGTGTCCGCAGCCCTCACCCTGCCATCCAGCCCCTGCAGGCACCCCAGCCTGCGGTCCACGTGCAGGGGCAGGAGCCGCTGACCCCCTCCATACTGGCCGCAGCACCCCCCCAGGAACAGAAACAGATGCTGG GACGTTTGTTCCTGCTCATCCAGACGATGCACTCAAACCTGGCTGGGAAGATTACAGGGATGCTGCTGGAGATTGACAACTCGGAGCTGCTACACATGCTGGAGTCCCCCGAGTCTCTCCGCTCCAAGGTGGATGAAGCTGTGGCGGTCCTACAGGCTCACCATGCCAAGAAAGAAGCTGCCCAGAAGGTGGGCGTTGTTGCTGCTGCTACCTCTTAG